A window of the Bacteroidota bacterium genome harbors these coding sequences:
- a CDS encoding LD-carboxypeptidase — MITIHPPKLKKGDLIGIISPSSPIADASRIEKGVRYLESLGYRVLVGENVGKTSGYLAGTDEQRVADLHAMFSDSRVKAIICVRGGYGTPRLLSLFNYNLAARNPKILVGFSDVTALQLALWKKCRLVTFHGPMAGVEMANQIDPFTEELFWRLLTASKKIGAIHFPSEPAPESLVQGKASGVLLGGNLSLVVSLMGTQYQPDFTNSILFLEEIAEEPYRVDRMLTQLRNGLVFSKANGMLLGQFTDCKPLDATKPSHSAQQVLEDAVKKFGKPVLANLPFGHVPKKLTLPLGVNVKLNSTTKTLRFLEAAVR; from the coding sequence ATGATAACAATCCATCCGCCCAAACTAAAGAAGGGCGATCTCATCGGGATTATTTCCCCGTCAAGTCCTATCGCTGATGCGTCTCGAATAGAGAAGGGTGTCCGATACCTCGAATCGCTGGGCTATCGTGTTTTGGTGGGTGAGAACGTCGGAAAGACGAGCGGCTACCTTGCCGGAACCGACGAGCAACGGGTGGCCGACCTGCATGCGATGTTCTCCGATTCGCGTGTTAAAGCAATCATCTGTGTTCGGGGAGGGTACGGCACGCCGCGGCTTCTTTCTCTCTTCAACTACAACCTTGCGGCCCGCAACCCGAAGATTCTCGTCGGTTTCAGCGACGTGACCGCCCTTCAGCTTGCGCTTTGGAAGAAATGCCGCCTCGTCACTTTTCACGGCCCGATGGCCGGGGTTGAGATGGCGAATCAAATCGATCCTTTCACGGAAGAACTCTTCTGGCGCCTTCTCACAGCTTCAAAAAAAATCGGGGCAATTCACTTTCCCTCCGAACCTGCGCCGGAATCCCTTGTTCAAGGTAAAGCAAGCGGAGTTTTGCTCGGAGGTAATCTCTCCCTTGTCGTTTCGCTGATGGGAACGCAATACCAGCCCGACTTCACAAATTCGATTCTCTTTCTTGAGGAGATTGCCGAGGAGCCGTACCGTGTTGATCGCATGTTGACACAATTGCGGAACGGATTGGTGTTCAGCAAGGCGAACGGAATGCTGCTCGGACAGTTTACCGACTGCAAGCCTCTTGACGCGACGAAGCCTTCTCATTCCGCGCAGCAAGTTCTCGAGGATGCAGTTAAAAAGTTCGGCAAGCCGGTTCTTGCCAACCTTCCGTTCGGGCATGTGCCCAAAAAGCTGACTCTGCCGCTGGGTGTGAACGTGAAGTTGAATTCAACAACGAAGACGCTTCGCTTTCTTGAAGCCGCAGTCCGGTAG
- a CDS encoding RNA polymerase sigma factor — MINTEDEELVLQAKAGSITAFEQLVHKHDKQVLAIAARYVTSSEDAKDIYQEVFIRVYRGLKHFKMKSEFSTWLHRITVNVCLTHRSRRKRFVHVPIDGDGSGDGDPETHGVELQSNDDPADQHSVDSEIRGHVQDALESLSAKQRLVFTLKHFDGYKLREIADMMKCTEGTVKRYLFLATQQLRERLRVVYE, encoded by the coding sequence ATGATTAATACCGAAGACGAAGAACTTGTTCTGCAAGCCAAGGCAGGCAGCATTACAGCATTCGAACAGCTTGTACACAAGCACGACAAGCAGGTGCTGGCCATTGCAGCCCGGTACGTGACAAGCTCGGAAGATGCAAAGGATATCTACCAGGAAGTATTCATCAGAGTATACCGCGGATTGAAGCATTTCAAAATGAAGAGTGAATTTTCCACGTGGCTGCACAGAATTACAGTGAACGTATGCCTGACACACCGCTCGCGCAGGAAGAGATTTGTTCATGTGCCGATTGACGGAGACGGGTCCGGTGACGGTGATCCGGAGACACACGGCGTGGAACTGCAAAGCAATGACGACCCGGCAGACCAGCACTCAGTGGATTCCGAGATCAGAGGGCATGTGCAGGATGCCCTGGAATCGCTTTCGGCAAAACAGCGGCTCGTATTCACCTTGAAGCATTTCGACGGCTACAAACTGCGTGAGATTGCAGACATGATGAAGTGTACGGAAGGAACGGTGAAGCGGTATTTGTTTCTTGCAACACAACAGTTGCGCGAAAGACTGCGGGTTGTGTATGAATAA
- a CDS encoding HEAT repeat domain-containing protein: MNHQQYRQWLLLSLYEELNSEEQSRLNKHLTQCRECRIELDELQKLHASLARAGSFAPDDALLNDARQNLRSALRAERTRPSMWDRLGDFVSDYIQPNYKIALGGVAMLAAGILVGRMLFPATQDTPVAQVADRHFSSAFEGEPRISNIRFLDSDAQDGMIEFTFDATSPVHIKGSINDERVQKVLAHALVNDQNPGIRLRSVNALSTQAEHHKPPDREVKAALILAARTDNNPAVRREALKTLGSFPFDEEIKQTYLHVLMQDTNPAMRIAAINGLDSARMQSPDADLLNVLKQRIQSDENSYVRIRAQAVLEEVKQQ; the protein is encoded by the coding sequence ATGAACCATCAGCAATACAGGCAATGGCTTCTGCTTTCGCTGTATGAGGAACTCAATTCCGAAGAACAATCCCGTCTCAACAAGCATCTCACGCAATGCCGCGAGTGTCGGATTGAGTTGGATGAACTGCAGAAGCTGCACGCCTCTCTCGCCCGCGCCGGCTCGTTCGCCCCCGATGATGCGCTGCTGAACGATGCGCGGCAGAATCTGCGCTCGGCGCTTCGTGCCGAACGAACACGCCCATCGATGTGGGATCGGCTGGGAGATTTTGTATCCGACTATATTCAGCCAAACTATAAGATCGCCTTGGGCGGAGTGGCGATGCTCGCAGCAGGCATCCTCGTCGGGCGGATGCTCTTTCCTGCCACGCAGGACACTCCGGTTGCTCAGGTTGCAGACCGGCATTTTTCGTCAGCGTTCGAAGGTGAGCCGCGTATTTCCAACATCCGGTTTCTTGATTCCGATGCGCAGGACGGGATGATCGAGTTCACGTTCGATGCGACATCTCCCGTTCATATCAAAGGAAGCATCAACGACGAACGTGTGCAGAAAGTACTTGCCCACGCTTTGGTTAACGACCAGAACCCGGGAATCCGGTTGCGTTCCGTCAATGCCCTTTCAACCCAAGCCGAACACCATAAGCCGCCTGATCGTGAAGTGAAGGCGGCGCTGATTCTCGCCGCCCGCACCGACAACAATCCGGCGGTTCGACGGGAGGCGCTCAAAACTCTGGGCAGTTTCCCGTTCGACGAGGAAATCAAGCAAACGTATCTGCATGTGTTGATGCAGGATACCAATCCGGCGATGCGTATCGCCGCGATCAACGGCCTCGACTCTGCACGCATGCAGAGCCCCGATGCCGACTTACTGAATGTACTTAAGCAACGAATTCAATCAGATGAAAACAGCTACGTGCGCATTCGCGCACAAGCAGTTCTTGAGGAGGTTAAACAGCAATGA
- a CDS encoding DUF4097 family beta strand repeat protein: MKHFTTAILLLSTLMIAYSSSVAQRQKQTQSFTVTKGGTLDVSVDGGDIRISTWEKNEVTVNVNGYDDDESDVRITQQGNTIRVTDRGGWSDGGLFTVSVPSHFNLNIRTSLGDISVRGKIAGSIACETSAGNIRTDDVDGDIDLRTSGGDVRTGRITGKTTVSTSGGDIEVASSLDELDVRTAGGDIRVGNVSKSMRARTAGGDIIIGDVGGEANASTAGGNVIVGKVSGQVTLSTSGGDVELSAGTGTIKATTSGGNIKLTNISGSVDAKTSGGDIRAELVPGGKGKSRLVSASGTITLLVPENAKATITARICIPRRWRSKKDTYTIRSD; encoded by the coding sequence ATGAAACATTTCACAACGGCAATACTTCTGTTGTCTACTCTGATGATCGCGTACTCGTCTTCCGTCGCCCAACGGCAGAAGCAAACGCAATCGTTCACTGTTACAAAAGGCGGCACGCTCGACGTGTCCGTGGATGGCGGCGACATACGGATCTCGACGTGGGAAAAGAACGAAGTAACGGTAAACGTCAACGGCTATGATGATGACGAGAGCGACGTTCGCATTACGCAGCAAGGGAACACGATTCGTGTCACCGACCGTGGCGGCTGGTCGGACGGCGGATTGTTTACGGTTTCCGTTCCCTCTCATTTTAATCTTAACATCAGAACTTCGCTGGGCGATATTTCCGTCCGAGGGAAGATCGCCGGCTCTATTGCATGCGAAACATCGGCGGGCAACATCAGAACGGATGATGTTGACGGAGACATTGATTTGCGGACGTCGGGAGGCGATGTCCGGACGGGGAGGATTACGGGCAAGACTACGGTGAGCACGTCCGGCGGCGACATCGAGGTTGCTTCTTCGTTGGATGAATTGGATGTACGAACGGCAGGCGGCGATATCCGCGTCGGCAACGTCAGCAAGTCGATGCGGGCGCGTACCGCCGGCGGCGATATTATCATCGGGGATGTGGGCGGTGAGGCTAACGCTTCAACCGCGGGAGGCAATGTGATAGTCGGGAAAGTCAGCGGACAAGTAACCCTTTCGACATCCGGTGGTGATGTCGAGCTTAGCGCAGGTACCGGCACTATCAAAGCGACAACCAGTGGCGGGAACATCAAACTGACAAATATTTCGGGTTCCGTGGATGCAAAAACCTCGGGTGGGGATATTCGCGCCGAATTGGTGCCGGGCGGCAAGGGAAAAAGCAGGCTCGTGTCTGCTTCCGGCACAATTACGCTTCTCGTTCCGGAAAACGCCAAAGCAACAATCACAGCCCGGATCTGCATTCCGAGGCGGTGGCGCTCGAAAAAAGATACCTACACCATCCGGTCGGATTAA
- a CDS encoding carbohydrate binding family 9 domain-containing protein: MRSVFCAIACLALLTLATASENVPANIQKTVHAVRIADAITIDGVLSDPVWQQLQPAVTSLYQREPEEGKPATERTEIYIVYDDAALYVAARLYDTAPDSIVARLTRRDVFVNADDFGIYLDPYYDRRSGVYFGLNAAGTLYDGVLYNDDWDDNTWDGVWEGKAAITTDGWSLEMRIPFSQLRFRAGERQVWGVNFLREISRKNEKAYLVYTPKNGSGFVSRFADLVGMDNLEPPRRLEILPYVSTKAEYTRRAHNDPFNNGSRYTPGFGADIKFGIGSNLTVDATVNPDFGQVEVDPAVVNLSDVETFFNEKRPFFIEGSTIFEFGYGGSNNNWGFNWGNPGFFYSRRVGRTPQGGTPDNINFSDVPSGTHILGAAKLTGKLGDSWNVGSINALTKRELADIDSAGHRFSHEVEPLTYYGIFRGQKEFDGGRQGLGFLSSVATRSFSDNRLRDQLNSSSLTFGIDGWTFLDADKVWVITGWTGLSHVRGNQSRMIALQRSASHYFQRPDASHVSVDSSATSLQGYAGRIALNKQKGNFYVNAAFGFIDPKFNTNDLGFMWRNDILNGHLVLGYKWTEPTSVYRRITMNFSHFRSYDFEGNQTWGGFWNGNYIQFPNYYSIQTWFAYNPETYSNRRTRGGPLTINPPGYEFGSYISTDDRKDWVFSVEGNINNYQQESNRGRSVYLGIEYKPAPNVSVRLNPSMRMFRTAAQWVTSREDAEAAHTFGRRYIFGELNQREVAASIRLNWTFTPELSLQMYIQPLISVGEYRNMKELARPKSYEFNTYGVGSSTISRQDDEYVIDPDGAGPAQSFTVSNPDFNFKSLRGSAVLRWEYMPGSTIYFVWTQQRTDDSDPGTFRFGRDVRHLFRSQPDNILLIKLSFWTNP; the protein is encoded by the coding sequence ATGCGTTCCGTTTTCTGTGCCATTGCCTGTCTTGCGTTGCTCACGCTTGCAACAGCCAGCGAAAACGTTCCGGCAAATATTCAGAAGACGGTTCACGCTGTTAGAATTGCGGACGCAATTACCATCGACGGCGTTCTTTCGGATCCCGTGTGGCAGCAATTGCAGCCGGCCGTTACATCACTCTACCAACGCGAGCCCGAGGAGGGAAAACCGGCAACCGAACGGACTGAAATCTATATAGTATATGATGATGCGGCGTTGTATGTCGCTGCGCGGTTGTATGACACCGCTCCTGATTCTATTGTTGCGCGATTGACACGGCGCGACGTATTTGTCAACGCCGACGACTTCGGCATCTATCTCGATCCTTATTATGATCGCAGAAGCGGCGTGTATTTCGGGCTCAACGCCGCCGGAACGCTGTACGACGGCGTTCTGTACAACGATGATTGGGATGACAATACGTGGGATGGTGTGTGGGAAGGAAAGGCGGCAATCACTACCGATGGATGGTCGCTGGAAATGCGCATTCCGTTTTCGCAGCTCCGGTTTCGCGCGGGCGAGCGGCAGGTGTGGGGCGTGAATTTTCTCCGCGAGATTTCACGCAAGAATGAGAAGGCCTATCTGGTCTATACGCCCAAAAACGGCAGCGGGTTTGTGTCGCGCTTTGCGGATTTGGTGGGAATGGATAACCTCGAACCGCCCCGCCGTTTGGAGATTCTCCCCTACGTCAGCACGAAAGCGGAGTACACCCGGCGAGCACACAATGATCCGTTCAACAACGGCTCGCGCTACACGCCCGGTTTCGGCGCCGACATCAAGTTCGGCATCGGCAGCAACCTGACAGTTGACGCAACGGTGAATCCCGATTTCGGTCAAGTAGAAGTTGATCCGGCAGTCGTGAACCTGAGCGATGTGGAAACATTCTTCAATGAGAAACGCCCCTTCTTCATCGAAGGCTCGACGATATTTGAATTTGGGTATGGCGGCTCGAACAACAACTGGGGATTCAACTGGGGTAATCCGGGCTTCTTCTACAGCCGGCGCGTCGGACGAACCCCGCAAGGCGGCACTCCCGACAACATCAATTTCTCCGACGTTCCTTCGGGCACACACATTCTCGGCGCGGCAAAACTCACGGGCAAGTTGGGCGACAGCTGGAACGTCGGCTCCATCAATGCGTTGACGAAGCGGGAACTGGCAGACATCGATTCCGCCGGACACCGGTTCAGCCATGAAGTTGAACCGCTGACGTACTACGGAATTTTTCGCGGGCAGAAGGAATTCGACGGCGGTCGGCAGGGACTCGGATTTCTTTCAAGCGTTGCAACGCGAAGTTTCTCCGACAACCGCCTAAGGGATCAGCTGAACAGCAGTTCTCTCACCTTCGGGATCGATGGATGGACGTTCCTTGATGCAGACAAAGTCTGGGTGATTACGGGCTGGACGGGATTGTCGCATGTACGCGGCAATCAATCCCGCATGATTGCGTTGCAGCGAAGCGCTTCACATTACTTCCAGCGTCCCGACGCAAGCCACGTCAGCGTCGATAGTTCCGCGACTTCGCTGCAGGGATATGCAGGACGCATCGCGTTGAACAAACAGAAGGGAAACTTCTACGTCAACGCGGCGTTCGGATTCATCGATCCGAAGTTCAACACCAACGATCTCGGCTTCATGTGGCGGAATGATATTTTGAACGGCCATCTTGTGCTGGGTTATAAGTGGACGGAACCGACGAGCGTGTACCGGCGCATCACCATGAACTTTTCGCATTTCCGCAGTTATGATTTTGAAGGGAACCAGACGTGGGGCGGATTCTGGAACGGCAACTACATTCAATTTCCCAACTACTACTCCATTCAGACATGGTTCGCGTACAACCCGGAAACATACAGCAACCGCAGAACCCGCGGCGGGCCTCTCACAATCAATCCGCCGGGGTATGAATTCGGCAGCTATATCTCGACAGACGACAGGAAGGACTGGGTTTTCTCGGTCGAGGGGAACATCAACAACTATCAACAGGAATCGAACAGAGGGCGGAGTGTGTACCTCGGCATCGAGTACAAGCCCGCGCCGAATGTTTCTGTCCGCCTCAACCCGTCCATGCGCATGTTCCGGACAGCCGCGCAGTGGGTGACGAGCCGCGAGGATGCAGAGGCGGCGCATACATTCGGGCGCCGCTATATTTTTGGCGAGCTGAATCAACGTGAAGTTGCGGCAAGTATCCGTTTGAACTGGACGTTCACGCCTGAGCTGAGTCTGCAGATGTACATTCAGCCGTTGATTTCGGTCGGCGAGTACAGGAACATGAAAGAGCTCGCCCGCCCGAAATCGTACGAGTTCAATACCTACGGAGTCGGCTCGTCAACAATTTCCAGACAGGATGATGAGTATGTTATCGATCCCGATGGCGCCGGCCCCGCGCAGTCGTTCACGGTTTCCAATCCCGACTTCAACTTCAAATCATTGCGCGGGAGCGCGGTGTTACGCTGGGAATATATGCCCGGTTCGACCATCTACTTCGTATGGACACAGCAACGAACCGACGACTCCGATCCCGGCACATTCCGATTCGGGCGCGACGTGCGGCATCTCTTCCGCTCGCAGCCGGATAACATCTTATTGATCAAGCTCAGTTTCTGGACAAATCCATAA